The genomic region CATCCCACAGCACACGAGCGTGGGATCCAACAATCCTTTCGCACCACGCCCACAGCAGCAGAGCCTGCTCGACCAGGGTTCGAGCAACCAGAACCAGAACAATTCGCTATTCTCCAactccttcctccctgTACCCAGCGTGCAGACACAGCTGCCACAGCAGCCCACCTCCCCTGTCCAGTCGCCAgtctcggcgacgccaGTGTCCCCAGCCAAGCCCGCATGGCAGGCCCccgtcgacaaggacgacggACAGCACGCTCACCTTGCCAACCTCCTCAGCGCGGGCCGCGAAGGCGGAACCGACACATTCGGTAACGTCGGCAATCTCCGTGAGTTCGTGCCCGTGGGAAGTCGGGAAATCGCACTGCCCTCTGATTCCCCCCAAACAACCCCACAAGATTtcactgacgccaggcttCGGTGCCAACAACCCGTTCGGTGGTATGGGCAGCCAAAAGACAGGCAtgccgcagcagcagaagCCGAACGACCAGCCATTCTTCCAGATATAGGTAGCCATACCCGAGCGCCGTTGTGTGTCGCTCGGTGCCGAGGGTGAGACGTTTGTCTAGATGAGATTCTGTAGTTGTTGATGTTGGTTATGACACGTTCCGTTCGTCGTTTCTGCTTTGACTGATGAATGTGAGACGTAGAGTGCAGAGTGGGCGCGACAACAAATGACAaccgacctccacttttgCGCGTCATAAATCACTAAACATGACTCACCCCACAATTCACTGTATCACCCAAACACCCATCAGATCACAACCGGCCACCATAGAGGACGCATGCTCCTCTCCTTTCCTTGGCGTCTGACTCTCCCTCTATTATCAGCAATGGCTCGTCccactcgcgccgccgcagcggcggccgctGCAAAACGCGCACGCTCATCCTCCCTCAGCCTGACAGACACCGAGTCTCCGCCTCCCAAAAAGATGCCCAAGAAGGCATCCACGGCCTCAACTGCCAAAGCAACCGCGTCCAAGGCATCCTCCAAAGCCGTCGGAAAgacggcctcgtcgcgcaaGCTTGCCTTCCCCCCAGCAGGCCTTGAGGGGCCCTACCCCGCGCGCCTGGGCAACCCGCCCTTCGCCTTCCCTCCTGCGCCGGAACTCATTCCACCGGGCGCAACCACACCGCAAGTCAGCGGCGGCCTCCTGTCCGCTGCTGACGCGCTCAGCCGCCCCCTCCTGATCGGAGCGCACGTCAGCGCGGCTGGCGGTGTCGCGAccgccctcctccgagCTGCTAAGTTAGGTGCGAACGGCCTAGCGCTGTTCGTCAAAGGCCACCGGACGTGGAAGTCTAAGCcgcttgaggaggaggcgatTGAGAGGTTCAGGGAGACGATGAAGCCAGAGAGGGAGGGCGGTGAGTTGGAATTAAGGTGGAGCTGATGGCAGGCGTGGGTTACGGACCCGAGAgcatcctcgtccacgGTAACTATCTTATCAATCTGGGGTGAGCTTCCGGACCCGCCTTCGAGGCTGACACCAGAAACCCTGACGAGTCCGTGTACTTCTTTTCCCGTCCTCACCGCTCCCactctctcctcttccgtTCTTCTCCACTtctccactcctccacttcTGAgactgacagcagaacCAAGTGGAACACGGCGTACGAGTGCTTCCGCGACGATCTGGACCGGTGCcacaagctcggcgtcaaACTGTACAACTGGCACCCTGGAAGCACTGTCGGCGCGTGCACCAAGGACGAGTCCTTCGCGCTGGTTGCCAAAGCCATCAACCGCGTGCACAAAGAGGTTCCCGAGGTAATCACGGTAATCGAGAACATGGTGGGTTTCAAGTTTATTTTACCCATGTTGTgtgctgacgccaggcgAATGCAGGCTCCAACATCCTCGGAACGGCGTTTGCCGACCTCGCAGCAATGATCGCGCTGGTGGACGACAAGGCACGCGTCCGCGTCTGCCTCGACACCTGTCACACGTTCGCTGCTGGCTATGACCTGCGCACACCCGAGACCTACGCCTCCACCATGGACGAGTTCTCCAAGGTGGTCGGGTTCGAGTACCTCGCCGGCATTCACCTGAACGACTCTAAAGCGCCTCTAGGCGGCAACAAGGACCTACACGAGAACATCGGTCTTGGCGAGATTGGCCTGACTGGTTTCAGGGAGCTGGTGCGCGACCCGCGCATGGCGGGCATCCCGATGGCGCTCGAGACACCGAGTGGGCCCGAGGACGGAGTCATGTCCGAGATCTGGGCGAAGGAGGTCGCGCTTCTTTACGAGATCCAGGCTGTACCTGACACCGAATgggaggagcgcaaggtcgaAATTgaggcgaggtggaggaaaGAACGGGACGCGATTTCGCCGCCCAAGGCTAAGTCTGTCAAGAAGACCGCAAGCAAAAAGGGAAAGAAGAAGCAAaggagcgagagcgaggccgATGACAGCGATTAGGTTCGTGCGTAATGCCCAGCAGACCTGCACAGTTACAGACAAGGCTATTGAGTTACAACAGCTGCGGTGGAATATTGTTGATGACCCTGTGCGAGGATGTTCTATGATGACAGTGAACGTGACACGCTATCGGGCATGAAAGTAGCATCAGGCAGCCTCTATCGAAGAAGGCGCCCAGAAGCGGGGCGCTGGGTTGGCCTCAGCAAAACAAGCCttgcctctgcctctgccCCTTGGGGCGATCCGGGGGCCGCCACAACGCTCTCCTATGTCCATGTTGCACACTTCAGATCTCTGCAGGTTTCATGGTCTGAACGTGTCGAGCTcatgccgagctcaagcagTAGATCTTGGAGCCCGTGCATAGCAGCTGCCAGCAGACCATCGACAGTGCAAGAAGCAATGTCTTTCTGTCCCcgtcacctccacctgACAAGAAAAGGTGATGACGCATTCGCCACCCGTGCCTGAAGAGACATCTGGCACGCTTACTCGGTGCCGACTTGTTCTTGCAAACACACTCTCCACGATCACATCTtcattctcattctctAGTTCATGACCTTGTGGTAGCCCACTATGCCTCCACCAGACCCGTTCTGGATTTGCCATGAGGTACGTCGTCACCTGCCCTGTGCACGCGCCTTACCCGGTCCACGCCGACAACGCGCGGCGATGGGCTAGGCCGTCAACCTGCGGTCTTCCAGCTTCCCGTCTGTTTTGACAtcgctgacaccagtgcGGCGCGACGATGCGTCCCCTGACCGTGAACTATTCAACTGAACATGAACTGACCCAGATTGACGGCGTTCCGCACTGCGCCTCATGCGACTCCGAGTTCATCGAAATTGTGCGTGCCCTCGTCCCTTTCCCATTACATTCGCCCTTCCTTGTTCATTTCCAGGcccctaaccccagctcgACCCCGATATCAACCCTGATCCGATGCAtgaccttcctccaccgccgcctACTCGGCCCGGCCGTGTTTCTCCACCTTTTGGTCCCCCACCATATCCCGCGAACCGGCCCATTGGGCCGGGGCAGCAACGTCCCCAGCAGGCGGACGACGGGGGTGGTGGCCTCCTGGGCGGCTTATTCAACCtctttggcggcggcggcgcgtccgGCGCCGGTCAGGACAACCATCAGCCCCGTGCCCACGGCCAGCAGcctggcggcggccggTCATGGGAGTGGAACTTCGGCAATGGTGCCGTTCGTGTGCAAGGCTTCTCTGGGCCTGCGCCGCGGCAAGACGGCAGTTTCGGCAATCCGTTCCTCCCCGGACAAAACCCTTGGGTTGGTGGGTATGCTGGCGCCCCAGGCCGCGACAATCAGGGACTTGATGCGTGAGTCTAGCTAGGTGATGACTAAGCTGACTACAGCTTCTTCCGTGGTTTCGGGGCACCGTCCCCAGGCGTCCgggcgcgaggcggtggtggtggcggagcTCCAGAGCCTCTATCTGGCGgcgacctcctccaggCGCTCATGCAGATTGTaatggaggagggcgcgcaGCCCATTCCGCTTGGCCCGAACGGGCAGCTGGGAGACTACGTCATGACTGAGCGTGAGCAGCTAGGTTAATGATATCCGCAAGCTGATGGCAGGTGGATTCAACGACATCCTGGAGCGCTTGATGCAGGCTGCTGGACCACAGGGCCCGCTTCCAGCCTCGCAGGAGACGATCCGGAGTCTCGAGCGCTTCACCTTTGACGAGAAGACGCTTGGTGAGCTCCGTTCTTGTTACTCTCGGCTGACTCCAGCCGCGAGTCCGTACAAAGACTGCCCTGTCTGCATGGACGACTTCGtggtcggcgacgcggtgATAAAGATCCCCTGTGGTCACGAGTTCCATCCTGACTGCCTGACGCCGTGGCTCGAGACGAACGGGAGCTGCCCTGTGTGGTGAGCTTCATCGACATCTCGTTACTGACATGAGTCGACACTCGCTAGTCCcgcaagaaggagaggaagacgcACCCGGTAGCCAACCATCGCAGCCTCAGGCCCAGGCTCAGGCTGGCCCATCAAGTGGTAGCTCACAACCTCCTGAGCCAGCGCCACCTGCTCACCCTGGCGTTCTAGGTGGTGCGCAGGGCGCTATCACGAGCGTGCTCAATCGTCTCTTCGGACAAGCCGGCACGACCGAGCAGCCTCCTTCCCCAGTGGACATAGACAGGCCAAGCTCTAGC from Cutaneotrichosporon cavernicola HIS019 DNA, chromosome: 2 harbors:
- the APN1 gene encoding uncharacterized protein (AP endonuclease family 2), whose product is MARPTRAAAAAAAAKRARSSSLSLTDTESPPPKKMPKKASTASTAKATASKASSKAVGKTASSRKLAFPPAGLEGPYPARLGNPPFAFPPAPELIPPGATTPQVSGGLLSAADALSRPLLIGAHVSAAGGVATALLRAAKLGANGLALFVKGHRTWKSKPLEEEAIERFRETMKPEREGGVGYGPESILVHGNYLINLGNPDETKWNTAYECFRDDLDRCHKLGVKLYNWHPGSTVGACTKDESFALVAKAINRVHKEVPEVITVIENMANAGSNILGTAFADLAAMIALVDDKARVRVCLDTCHTFAAGYDLRTPETYASTMDEFSKVVGFEYLAGIHLNDSKAPLGGNKDLHENIGLGEIGLTGFRELVRDPRMAGIPMALETPSGPEDGVMSEIWAKEVALLYEIQAVPDTEWEERKVEIEARWRKERDAISPPKAKSVKKTASKKGKKKQRSESEADDSD
- a CDS encoding uncharacterized protein (RING-like zinc finger), which produces MPPPDPFWICHECGATMRPLTIDGVPHCASCDSEFIEILDPDINPDPMHDLPPPPPTRPGRVSPPFGPPPYPANRPIGPGQQRPQQADDGGGGLLGGLFNLFGGGGASGAGQDNHQPRAHGQQPGGGRSWEWNFGNGAVRVQGFSGPAPRQDGSFGNPFLPGQNPWVGGYAGAPGRDNQGLDAFFRGFGAPSPGVRARGGGGGGAPEPLSGGDLLQALMQIVMEEGAQPIPLGPNGQLGDYVMTERGFNDILERLMQAAGPQGPLPASQETIRSLERFTFDEKTLAASPYKDCPVCMDDFVVGDAVIKIPCGHEFHPDCLTPWLETNGSCPVCRHSLVPQEGEEDAPGSQPSQPQAQAQAGPSSGSSQPPEPAPPAHPGVLGGAQGAITSVLNRLFGQAGTTEQPPSPVDIDRPSSSRRPSIYNVPPSPANPTDDPPEQLIDFDTPVRTTPSTAPRRPLPEWAQMARGMQVPGTRQAPSGSRPSSSSRPLPRAPLPNQPPLPASSGGTSTFGQGGLVPRTDLFDSDVAQFRAMRAAGDVQVMPWNSPNHQHVVVPYVEVGDEAEVDEPRIFCHTPGSNAVGDFGLLQLRRVAGRAEAGPVREGRMCCHVVERGVTGEAAMGRIMRECPGVQEPTATLSYSGPAPGSVSAEDVD